A stretch of the Hydra vulgaris chromosome 09, alternate assembly HydraT2T_AEP genome encodes the following:
- the LOC136085621 gene encoding uncharacterized protein LOC136085621, with translation MAKRYEIHDSVKKLILGHYKSGKGYKTISKIVHVKPNSVGNIIRSYKKMGTVKNLPRKERPAKTTQRIDREIIRKVEQDRELSAPKFAKDLQTDHGITVNPQTVRNRLKNQGFVRRVAPKKLFLRKRIKRKDWLGLKNI, from the coding sequence atggCGAAAAGATATGAAATTCATGATTCAGTAAAAAAACTGATCCTGGGACACTATAAAAGTGGAAAAGGatataaaactatttctaaaataGTCCATGTTAAGCCTAATAGTGTAGGAAATATCAttagaagttataaaaaaatgggTACTGTTAAAAATTTGCCAAGAAAAGAACGCCCAGCTAAGACTACCCAACGCATTGATAGAGAAATTATTCGAAAAGTTGAACAAGATCGAGAATTATCTGCACCAAAGTTTGCGAAAGATTTACAAACAGATCATGGTATAACAGTAAATCCTCAAACTGTTCGCAATCGCTTGAAAAATCAAGGTTTTGTCCGTAGAGTTGCTccaaaaaagctttttttgagaaaaagaatcaaaagaaaagattggcttgggctaaaaaacatttaa